In a single window of the Vibrio celticus genome:
- a CDS encoding LysR family transcriptional regulator, with translation MSIKLQQLKHFVLVVEEGGFRAASHRANRSQAALSTSIKELEKILGQPLFETGNKSTLTPFGEICLPKIIQFLNVYKALDNDLRAAAAGQQGRVRIASVPSVAAKLIPSVLGAFCEQYPNVEVSLIDDNAVGVEARLLSGEVDVALGNSSHLEEESIDFTPLLSDPIGVVCLKDNPIASQREGIEWQTLLKQPFIRNGTCTLLDPTPARMLSEQALYSVENITSLFSVLELGIGVTTLPKLAFPTNETRLVWIPLIDPPLQRQIGIFRLSDRTISPQAQAFHDLCIQYLSHEE, from the coding sequence ATGAGTATTAAGCTACAACAGTTAAAACATTTTGTTTTGGTGGTCGAAGAAGGTGGGTTTCGAGCGGCATCTCACCGTGCAAATCGATCGCAAGCGGCACTTTCAACTTCGATAAAAGAGTTGGAAAAAATACTCGGCCAGCCACTGTTTGAAACAGGCAACAAATCGACACTGACGCCTTTTGGCGAAATATGCTTGCCAAAGATCATTCAATTTCTGAATGTTTACAAAGCATTAGACAATGATTTGCGCGCAGCGGCAGCAGGACAACAAGGAAGAGTTCGAATAGCGAGCGTGCCTTCGGTGGCCGCAAAACTAATCCCTAGTGTTTTAGGGGCTTTTTGTGAGCAGTACCCGAATGTAGAAGTGAGTTTGATTGATGATAATGCGGTAGGTGTAGAAGCAAGATTATTATCTGGCGAGGTGGATGTTGCCCTCGGCAATAGCTCCCATTTAGAAGAAGAGAGCATCGACTTCACACCTTTGCTTTCTGATCCTATCGGTGTGGTGTGCCTCAAAGACAATCCTATTGCCTCTCAACGGGAAGGAATCGAATGGCAAACTTTGTTAAAGCAGCCCTTCATTCGTAACGGGACTTGCACCCTACTGGACCCAACACCTGCGCGAATGCTCAGTGAACAAGCCCTGTACTCAGTCGAGAACATCACCTCGCTGTTTTCGGTGTTAGAGCTCGGGATAGGCGTGACCACGCTACCTAAGCTGGCTTTCCCAACCAATGAAACCCGCTTGGTGTGGATTCCGTTAATTGACCCACCCTTGCAACGACAAATCGGCATTTTCAGACTGTCTGATCGTACGATCTCGCCACAAGCACAGGCTTTCCATGACTTATGTATTCAATACCTCAGTCATGAAGAGTAA
- a CDS encoding RidA family protein — protein sequence MNAQTKKHPVKTELFASKAPLEWAIVNNGTLYTAQIPIDETGAVVEGGIEAQTRQTFNNLVHTLECAGESMDSVLQVLIYVTDREYLKTVNSVYGEYFNAPYPNRAAVVVAGLAREEMLVEFVVYASASQPE from the coding sequence GTGAACGCACAAACTAAAAAACACCCAGTAAAAACCGAGCTTTTCGCTTCAAAAGCACCCCTAGAGTGGGCAATCGTTAATAACGGCACTCTATACACCGCGCAGATTCCAATTGATGAAACTGGCGCAGTAGTAGAAGGCGGTATTGAAGCGCAAACGCGTCAGACTTTTAACAACCTTGTTCATACGTTGGAGTGTGCAGGCGAATCTATGGATTCAGTGCTGCAAGTTCTAATTTACGTGACAGACCGTGAATACCTAAAAACGGTAAACAGCGTATATGGAGAATACTTCAATGCACCTTATCCAAACCGTGCTGCGGTCGTCGTTGCAGGGTTAGCAAGAGAAGAGATGTTGGTTGAGTTCGTGGTTTACGCATCAGCCTCTCAACCTGAATAA